The Methanobrevibacter thaueri genome includes a window with the following:
- a CDS encoding LytTR family DNA-binding domain-containing protein, whose amino-acid sequence MKVNLFVSRDIEEPHADIHTNELTDNITKAMSILESDDTNEILAVKNGSDITLLQFDDVFMLRVENKQVKVYAENNEYLIRKPLYQVEESLSGDFVRISKTTIVNLKKIKRVAPSLKGMMFIELKNGLKDNISRKYLPDFKNALDL is encoded by the coding sequence ATGAAGGTAAATTTATTTGTTTCAAGAGATATTGAAGAGCCTCATGCGGACATTCACACCAATGAGCTAACAGACAATATCACAAAAGCAATGTCAATTCTGGAAAGTGATGACACCAATGAGATATTGGCTGTTAAGAACGGATCAGACATCACACTTTTGCAATTTGATGATGTGTTCATGCTTAGGGTGGAGAATAAGCAGGTCAAGGTTTATGCGGAAAACAATGAATATCTAATCAGAAAACCGTTGTATCAGGTTGAAGAGTCATTAAGCGGCGATTTTGTCCGCATTTCAAAGACCACTATTGTCAATCTGAAAAAGATCAAACGTGTCGCCCCTTCACTTAAGGGAATGATGTTCATTGAACTTAAAAACGGTTTGAAGGACAATATCTCTAGAAAATATTTGCCTGATTTTAAGAATGCTTTGGATTTATAG